Proteins from a genomic interval of bacterium HR17:
- the flgG_2 gene encoding Flagellar basal-body rod protein FlgG yields MIRALWTAAAGMNAEQLTVDVIANNLANINTAGFKRSRVDFQDLLYQTERVPGTASARNAQVPAGIQVGLGSRPGAVYKIFAQGTFQQTGNPLDLAIEGDGFFQVQLPDGRIAYTRDGAFKLDNQGRIVTSDGFPILPEITVPPDALSVSIGQDGTVSVMLPGQTQPQEVGQIQLARFVNPAGLQSIGRNLFVATFASGEPQIGTPGLEGFGSVAQGFLEMSNVKVVEEMVALITALRAYEVNSKAIQTADEMLSIANQVRR; encoded by the coding sequence ATGATTCGGGCGTTGTGGACGGCAGCAGCCGGCATGAACGCCGAGCAGTTGACGGTGGATGTTATCGCCAACAACTTGGCGAACATCAACACCGCTGGCTTCAAGCGCAGTCGCGTGGACTTTCAAGACTTGCTGTATCAGACGGAGCGCGTGCCGGGCACGGCGTCAGCGCGCAACGCGCAAGTGCCCGCTGGCATCCAAGTCGGTTTGGGGTCGCGCCCTGGTGCCGTCTACAAAATCTTTGCGCAAGGCACCTTCCAGCAAACGGGCAACCCGCTGGACTTGGCGATTGAGGGCGACGGTTTCTTCCAAGTCCAACTGCCCGATGGGCGCATCGCTTACACCCGCGATGGGGCGTTCAAACTGGACAACCAAGGGCGCATCGTCACCTCAGACGGCTTCCCCATCCTGCCTGAAATCACCGTCCCGCCCGATGCCCTCAGCGTCAGCATCGGGCAAGACGGCACCGTTTCGGTCATGCTGCCGGGGCAAACGCAACCGCAAGAGGTCGGGCAAATTCAACTGGCGCGGTTCGTCAACCCTGCGGGGCTGCAATCCATCGGGCGCAACTTGTTCGTGGCGACTTTTGCGTCGGGCGAACCGCAAATTGGGACGCCCGGCTTGGAAGGCTTCGGCAGCGTCGCCCAGGGTTTCCTTGAGATGAGCAATGTCAAGGTCGTGGAAGAGATGGTCGCGCTTATCACGGCGCTCCGCGCCTACGAGGTCAACTCCAAAGCCATCCAAACTGCTGACGAAATGCTGTCCATCGCCAATCAAGTGCGGCGGTAA
- the flgI gene encoding Flagellar P-ring protein has protein sequence MRWQIGVMLALVLNGVGFAQTPPSGGSPSPTPVPSTKPANPQTPAPPSPVARSASPMEVRLKDIATVHWGLEVPLVGYGLVVGLDGTGDSRQVAFTVQSIANMLRRFGVNVDPTRLQLRNVAAVMVTATLPPFAKVGDRLDVLVSAIGDARSLHGGVLLQTPLQAADGEVYAVAQGPISIGGFNVQAGGAAVQKNHPTAGRVVNGAAVVRSFAPSGSVYASELEVRLIAPDATNAAKIAQALNERFGKAIAEAVSPAAVRVRVPDEFAGKIPDFVAQVEQTLVQPDMRAKVVINERTGTVVMGGNVRILPVVVAHGALRVEIQPEVTVAQPPPFSPGTTVVVPTARIRAEEQRAQVAILQSGATVQDLVQALQALRVTPRDLIAILQALKQSGALLADVEVQ, from the coding sequence ATGCGCTGGCAAATCGGCGTGATGTTGGCGCTGGTGTTGAACGGCGTCGGGTTCGCCCAAACCCCGCCGTCTGGCGGTTCCCCATCTCCAACCCCAGTGCCCAGCACCAAACCTGCCAACCCGCAAACGCCTGCTCCTCCGTCTCCCGTCGCGCGTTCGGCGTCCCCGATGGAAGTGCGGCTGAAGGACATCGCGACGGTGCATTGGGGCTTGGAGGTGCCACTGGTCGGTTACGGCTTGGTCGTTGGGTTGGATGGGACGGGCGATTCGCGCCAAGTGGCGTTTACAGTGCAATCCATTGCCAACATGCTGCGGCGCTTCGGCGTCAATGTTGACCCGACGCGCCTGCAGTTGCGCAATGTCGCAGCGGTCATGGTCACCGCGACACTGCCGCCCTTTGCAAAAGTCGGCGACCGTTTGGATGTGCTGGTTTCTGCTATCGGTGACGCTCGCAGTTTGCACGGTGGCGTTTTGCTACAAACCCCGTTGCAAGCGGCGGACGGCGAAGTTTACGCCGTCGCCCAAGGTCCGATCTCCATCGGCGGCTTCAACGTGCAAGCGGGAGGGGCAGCCGTGCAGAAAAACCATCCGACGGCAGGGCGCGTCGTCAACGGGGCAGCGGTGGTGCGTTCGTTTGCGCCGAGCGGCAGCGTTTACGCCAGCGAGTTGGAGGTGCGGTTGATTGCACCGGATGCGACCAATGCAGCGAAAATCGCGCAAGCGCTCAACGAGCGGTTCGGCAAAGCGATCGCGGAAGCGGTTAGCCCCGCAGCGGTGCGGGTGCGAGTGCCTGACGAGTTCGCCGGCAAAATCCCTGACTTCGTGGCACAAGTGGAGCAAACGCTTGTTCAACCGGACATGCGGGCGAAAGTCGTCATCAACGAGCGGACGGGCACGGTCGTGATGGGCGGCAATGTGCGGATCTTGCCCGTCGTCGTTGCGCACGGGGCATTGCGCGTGGAAATTCAACCGGAAGTGACCGTCGCTCAGCCGCCTCCCTTTTCGCCTGGCACCACCGTTGTCGTGCCGACGGCGCGCATTAGAGCCGAAGAGCAAAGGGCACAAGTGGCGATTTTGCAATCGGGTGCGACAGTGCAAGATTTGGTGCAAGCCTTACAAGCGCTGCGAGTGACGCCCCGCGATTTGATCGCCATCTTGCAAGCCCTTAAGCAATCGGGTGCGTTGCTGGCGGATGTGGAAGTCCAGTGA
- the flgG_1 gene encoding Flagellar basal-body rod protein FlgG, producing the protein MSVGFYNAASAMMVRLNELDIIAHNLANAETPGYKSQRLGFRNFGETFLWAISGTNDQPPARLPLGVTVGEQRVNLQAGALRPTGNPLDVAINGDGWFIVQTPQGVRYTRKGSFALARDGTLVTAEGFPVLGDNNQPVRVPTNVAASVRIAETGEIFAGTQRLGRLQIVTLQSVQPAGEGYYAGVNPQPANARVAQGMLENSNVQVITELVRMLNALRTYEMSTRTFSAFEASKQALLEATRA; encoded by the coding sequence GTGAGCGTCGGGTTTTACAACGCCGCCTCGGCGATGATGGTTCGGCTCAATGAACTGGACATCATCGCCCACAACTTGGCAAACGCTGAAACGCCCGGCTACAAATCACAGCGACTCGGCTTCCGCAACTTCGGCGAGACTTTCCTGTGGGCGATCAGCGGGACGAACGATCAACCGCCCGCACGGCTGCCGTTGGGCGTCACTGTCGGCGAACAACGAGTGAACTTGCAAGCCGGTGCCTTGCGCCCGACGGGCAACCCGTTAGATGTCGCCATTAACGGCGACGGTTGGTTCATCGTTCAAACGCCGCAAGGTGTCCGTTACACCCGAAAAGGCAGTTTCGCTTTGGCACGGGACGGCACGCTCGTGACGGCAGAGGGCTTCCCCGTTTTGGGCGACAACAATCAGCCCGTCCGCGTTCCGACAAATGTTGCCGCTTCTGTGCGCATCGCTGAGACGGGTGAAATTTTTGCAGGCACGCAACGACTGGGGCGGTTGCAAATCGTCACACTCCAAAGCGTTCAACCCGCTGGCGAAGGCTACTACGCAGGTGTCAACCCGCAACCGGCGAACGCGCGCGTTGCACAAGGGATGCTGGAAAACAGCAATGTCCAAGTCATCACAGAACTGGTGCGGATGCTGAACGCGTTGCGCACCTACGAGATGAGCACCCGCACCTTTTCGGCGTTTGAGGCGAGCAAGCAAGCCCTGTTGGAGGCGACAAGGGCATGA
- the rbsC_2 gene encoding Ribose import permease protein RbsC: protein MSRWRLWTQQFSSLLGLSLICVALSIATRWKAGENLFLTPDNLLTLLRQASFNAILATGVSVVIITAGIDLSIGSVWAFSSVVMAHLCVNADWSWQLATLTGLGVGLVCGLANGGSITVLRLPPFVATLGMMSIARGLAEVMTGGFQISGVPTAFQFFGQGDWLKVPVPVWVAAGVIALTWALLRFTRIGRYLYAVGGNEMAAHLSGVPVRRVKLFAYAYCGVLSALAGLLATARLGSVRPSDALGYELDAIAAAVIGGISLMGGQGSVLGTAVGAALIGVLRNGMVLLDVSAFWQKVVIGVVIILAVALDYLVWRRR from the coding sequence ATGAGTCGGTGGCGTCTGTGGACGCAACAGTTCAGTTCCCTCTTGGGTTTGTCGCTCATTTGCGTCGCGCTGAGCATCGCGACCCGCTGGAAAGCGGGCGAAAACCTGTTCCTGACACCCGACAACCTGCTGACGCTTTTGCGGCAAGCCTCGTTCAATGCCATCTTGGCGACGGGCGTCAGCGTCGTCATCATCACGGCTGGCATCGACCTGAGCATCGGGTCGGTGTGGGCATTTTCGTCCGTCGTCATGGCGCACCTTTGCGTTAACGCCGATTGGTCGTGGCAGTTAGCAACTTTGACAGGGTTGGGCGTCGGATTAGTGTGCGGGTTAGCCAACGGGGGCAGCATAACTGTGTTGCGTTTACCCCCCTTTGTGGCGACTTTGGGCATGATGAGCATCGCACGGGGTTTGGCGGAAGTGATGACGGGCGGCTTTCAGATCTCAGGGGTGCCGACGGCGTTTCAGTTTTTCGGGCAAGGGGATTGGCTCAAAGTGCCCGTGCCCGTTTGGGTGGCAGCGGGCGTTATCGCGCTCACTTGGGCGTTGCTGCGGTTCACGCGCATCGGGCGCTACCTTTACGCCGTCGGCGGCAACGAAATGGCAGCCCACCTTTCGGGCGTTCCTGTGCGCCGCGTCAAGTTGTTCGCTTACGCCTACTGCGGCGTGTTGTCGGCGTTAGCAGGGTTGTTGGCGACAGCGCGCTTGGGATCGGTGCGTCCGTCCGACGCGTTGGGCTACGAGTTGGACGCTATCGCTGCCGCTGTCATCGGCGGCATCAGCCTCATGGGCGGGCAAGGGTCAGTGCTTGGCACCGCCGTCGGTGCGGCGCTCATCGGTGTCTTGCGCAACGGCATGGTGTTGCTGGATGTCTCGGCGTTCTGGCAAAAGGTCGTCATCGGCGTCGTCATCATCCTCGCCGTCGCCCTTGACTACCTCGTCTGGCGCCGCCGCTAA
- the flgH gene encoding Flagellar L-ring protein: MRRQLGVTLTLLLSGVAFAQTQPSSAGSQSSAPNSQPYHPLLFLFRDDKAFRVGDIVTVLVTQTAVASATSQTQTQKQINVQTQAGAGVFSFIPQAGLQHQGSFASQAQERKNLSVITTIACRVVEVSPTGLLRIEGSQEFTIDKRKQSVKLSGWVRPTDISPNNTVLSTQVAEARLDFKGDWKTRRGKNLLERIVEGFNRILRILF; this comes from the coding sequence ATGCGTCGGCAACTCGGCGTAACGCTGACGCTGTTACTGAGCGGGGTCGCTTTTGCTCAAACCCAACCGTCATCTGCTGGTTCCCAGTCCTCAGCCCCCAACTCCCAACCCTACCATCCGCTGCTGTTCCTCTTCCGCGACGACAAAGCCTTCCGCGTCGGCGACATCGTGACGGTGTTGGTGACGCAAACGGCAGTCGCATCAGCGACCTCGCAGACGCAAACGCAAAAGCAAATCAACGTCCAAACGCAAGCGGGTGCGGGCGTGTTCAGTTTCATCCCGCAAGCAGGCTTGCAGCACCAAGGCAGTTTCGCATCGCAAGCGCAGGAGCGGAAAAACCTAAGCGTTATCACGACGATCGCTTGCCGCGTCGTGGAAGTCAGCCCGACAGGGTTGCTGCGCATTGAAGGGTCGCAAGAGTTCACCATTGACAAGCGCAAGCAATCGGTCAAGTTGTCGGGTTGGGTGCGCCCGACGGACATCTCACCCAACAACACCGTTTTGTCCACACAAGTCGCCGAAGCCCGTCTGGACTTCAAGGGCGACTGGAAGACACGGCGGGGCAAAAACCTGCTGGAACGCATCGTGGAAGGCTTCAACCGCATCCTGCGGATTTTGTTTTGA